The genomic interval ACAGTAAGTATAGTAACAACAGTAaatacagtaacaacagtaagtacagtaacaacagtaaatACAGTAAGTACAGTAACAACAGTATGTACAGTAAGAACAGTAACTACAGTAAGAACAGTAAGAACAGTAagtacagtaacaacagtaagtacagtaacaacagtaacaacagtaagtacagtaacaacagtaagtACAGTAAGAACAGTAACTACAGTAAGAACAGTAAGCACAGTAAGTATAGTAACAACAGTAAATACAGTAAcaacagtatgtacagtaacaacagtaacattttacatttacattttagtcatttagcagacgctcttatccagagcgacttacaggagcaattagggttaagtgccttgctcaagggcacattgacagatttttcacctagtcggctcggggattagaaccagcgacctttcggttactggcacaacgctcttaaccactaagctacctgtacagtaagtacagtaacaacagtaagtacagtaacaacagtaagtacagtaacaacagtaagcacagtaacaacagtaagtacagtaagtacagtaagtacagtaacaacagtaacaacagtaagtacagtaacaacagtaagtACAGTAAGTACAGTAAGTATAGTAACAACAGTAaatacagtaacaacagtaagtacagtaacaacagtaagaacagtaagtacagtaagtacagtaacaaaagtaacaacagtaacaacagtaagtACAGTAAGTACAGTAAGAACAGTAAGAAGAGTAACTACAGTTAGAACAGTAAGTACAGTAAGTACAGTAAGTACAGTAAGAACAGTAAGTACAGTAACTACCGTAAGAACAGTAAGTACAGTAAGAACAGTAAGAACAGTAAGAACAGTAACTACAGTAAGAACAGTAACTACAGTAAGTACAGTAAGTACAGTAAGTACAGTAAGTACAGTaagtacagtaactacagtaagaacagtaactacagtaagaacagtaagtacagtaagtacagtaagaacagtaactacagtaagtacagtaagtacagtaactacagtaagaACAGTAACTACAGTAAGTACAGTAAGTACAGTAAGTACAGTAAGAACAGTAagtacagtaacaacagtaagtacagtaacaacagtaagtacagtaagtacagtaagtacagtaactacagtaagaacagtaactacagtaagaacagtaagtacagtagctacagtaAGAACAGTAGCTACAGTAAGTACAGTaagtacagtaactacagtaagaACAGTAACTACAGTAAGAACAGTAACTACAGTAAGTACAGTAAGAACAGTAagtacagtaacaacagtaagtacagtaagtacagtaacaacagtaagtACAGTAAGTACAGTAAGCACAGTAAGTACAGTAAGTACAGTAAGCACAGTAAGTACAGTAAGAACAGTAAGTACAGTAAGCACAGTAAGTACAGTAAGAACAGTAAGATCCTAAATATGATTTTCACCTTCCAATTACCTATTTCATATGCTTTTTTCCCAAGGTTGATAGACCCAACTGTTCAAAATGTATACCACATGTTTACTGTACCAAAGTTGTAAATCCATCAAATTATTTCATTTTATGACATTTCTGACATTTTTTGCTAAACGTCAGATCACTGTCCCTCTGCCCCTGAACATCACAGGGAAAACATACTTATATCaataggaattagaatactagaatagACATGAACCGTCTTAGGATGGGATAAAGGTCAGACATTTTGGTCAGGAAGTTGGTCAACCAGTTTGCCAGTGATAAGATACAgtattgtgtaaaataatgaatttgaagaatttatctgcactgtatgtttgttagctagctagcaagccagtTTGAGGAATGATTCCATAAACGTTTCAGATTAACTGCACATATggcaacattccattcaaacattgcagtcaatccacagccatacactggctgaaatcagttgatatGATTTAGACAAGTTGTACATttacaagtactgatattgtatcatatactgtaatagcactcacagctttccaataaaacatttttttaaatgtatggtcTGTTTTCATATATattagaggctatttatacagaaaattGGTATTAAACCCATATAAACGATATTTATAATTCTATGACAATATTTAAGGTTGCCAATAATTCTATTACACAATGTCTGATatatcacatgccttacttttattgTCCTGCAGAAGTCAAATCAggattatgcctctactgccattcattccaattagccTGGTTTGagtttctccctgaccaatatggctgccattttcaccccattctggAACTTCGAGGGTTTATGAtatagcccctctagtaatttaacaGGATGTTTATGCTTATTATCTCATGATCATCATGGATAGATCTTTACTGCACAGAAGACCATTTGTCGCTAACACAAAGGTCAAGGTCAATTGACTAAAGATCAGTGTTGCTCAGCCTCTCAGAATCATAGGGATACCATTCCTGTGCAGAAAGCAGCTTGTTTCTAGGAAGAAAAAAGTTATATAGACCAAGGTCAAGGTCAAATTGCGGGGGTCAAATTGACCCAGAACATCATGGATGTCACTATTCCAGTACTGAGTCTAATTTtcttaatgtattttttattagGTGTTTACAAGTTAGGAAGGTAGATGAAGGTTCATGGTGGAAAAATTATGTAAAATATAATTTTAGTGATTTCAAACTGTTTCCGGGTCGCAGAACACAAAGGAAGGGTTAACAAACCAATCAAGGCATGTCAAAGGTAAAAGTGCCTGAGCATCAAACGTCACATTTTTCCCTGATGGGTTTTGGTTATTTGGTCATGGGGAAATCATTTTGGAATTCAGGTATTTGCAATTTATTAAAAAAGTTATTTGTAGAAGTGACTGGCTTGGCTTTTGACTTTTTGATTATGTTATGTCGTCATATTCATACTGTAGGTGAGTTATTTATGGTTGTCATGTCTGACATTTTTAATTGGCCAATTTTATGTTTGTCAAGAAGAGTGATATTATAGTCTTTCACTTTATCTCATGTTGAATGACATTTTTAAGCTCTTCAATGCATCATCAGGTGTTAATGTCTTCCAGTCCTCTGGGATATCAGCAGGAAATGCACCATCCTCTTTAGCAATTGTCTCATTGAATGTAGCCATCACATACTTCCAGTAGTCTGCAGCCTCCATGCTGCTATCTCCATCTATGTTCCAGTCAGGGTAATATGTCTGGTAGTCCTTATAGGGGTGATATTGCCGTCCTGCAGCTGTCTCCTGCACAAAGAAGCTTTGGCTGCTAACCACAAGAGATGAACATATGTCAATCATTAATTTCTGTGAAAACGTACTCCTCCAACCACGGATACCTTCTGAACGGTGAATGGAGGAAAAGTGTTTGTCGTGCTGCTTCCCCCCTGCTTCACAGGGTGCACCACAGAAAGGACATATTTTCCCACAGCCAAAAAGAGTAGTGAACATCTTGTCCTGAGGCTTGAATGGCAGAGATCTGAGTCTCTCTTTGATGTCTCCTCCCTTGTCGTACTCAGCTGCCAGTGACTGTTCCATTTCTCCCACAGAAATGGTGAGGTAGTCAGCAAACTGTGCTGTGTTAGCAGAGTAGTTCAGTGTCATGATGGAATTCAGAGCATCCTTTGGAAAGACAAGCTTCTCTCTAAGGGCACGGCATATGTTCTGAATGAACGTCTTCATGTCAGTTACAGTGTGAGTTGTATATCTGAGGTTTGAAATTGCTTCAGTGATTATCTTGACTATCTCTCGAAGATGTTTCTTCTCCAATTTCTCTCGTCTGCTTTCCTTTGAGAGTTGTTGGACAATCTGGTCAAACAGCCAGTCCTTCACAAAGCTTTCATAATTGCGTATGTACCCTTTATATTTCTCATATTTTCCATCTGTCAGGAGTTGTTTCAAAATGGAGAACTGGAAGGCCGTCCGTGTGCTGTAATCCTCTGACCCTTTACCGGTCTTCATGTAATCAACCACATCAGGACCAAGAAATTTGGTCACATATTCCTTTACAGCTGGCTGTATACACAGCTTTGTGAAATCCTCAGCTTTCTTTTGGCACTGGTCTCGGTCATGGAACAAAAGTATGAAGTCAGCTTGGTAGATGTACTTGGACAGCTCTAGACACTTCCTTGGGTCATTGACTTCAATGAAATCATCATGCATCTTCTGGAACTCTCTGGCTGCTCTGCCACAGATGTGTAGCTTCAGAGAAACATCACATTCCTCACTGACTTTAACATTCTCGTGTTGTTGCAATGTTTCATCAATCTTGTTCAGCAGCTCTTTGATGTAAGTATCATAGTAATCTGTTTTGTTTTCCACCTTCTGGGTTACAAAGTCCTGACACTGTGTTATGATGATGTCACAAAACTGTTGCATTTTTGTCATTTGATGGTCTGGAACCAAGTGCTTTATTAAACCTTTTTCCCACCAAACCCCTGACTCCACAACAAAGGGGTTTCTACCACAATCCACCAAACTGTTTTCAACCAACATACTATTGACATAACCCGGCCTTGCAGATAAATGATCTTGTAACTTGAGAAAGGCATCCTGAGCCACATCTCTTCTTGGGAGTCCTCTGAATTTGATCTCAGATAGAGTTTTCTTCCACATGCTTTCAAATTCTTCTCTGAGGGCCTGATCTGATAAATctgtttttttctgtctacagtttTGTAGCAAAGCCAGCACCTTCTTTTCTAGTGTATTTGCCTGTGAACTCTTGATTTCATCCAGTTTGGCCATTCCCTCTTTGATCTCAACAGCATCATGTAGAGTTTTACTAACTGTGTTTTCTGTCTCTCGTCTCAGTGTTTTGGCACTGGCCACAAAGCCTTCCCTGTAATTTTCCACCAGATTGACATGGCCATCTTGCTTTTCAAAGTATTTCACAAGATTGTGTTGAATTTCTTTTTCTTCTAATGCCAGCTTCTTTGATGCTTCCGTCATCTGGTTCGTCAGCACATCTCTTATGCTCATTTGGTCATTTTGATCTGTTATGCAGAAATTTGACATTTTAGTTTCAGCACCCACCATCCATGTATACATCTCCCTCTGGAAGGCCCATTCCCAACCATTGTACTCGAGCATAATCTGGAGTATGCATCTGCAACCAAGCTGTTTCTGAAACTGAAGATGAATTTCTCATATTTCACAGACTCCCACAAGCTTTGTATCCACTTCAGGAAATGTGTCATGTCATCATTACTCTGACATTGTCTTAAATCTTGCATCAAGCTCTTTTTGAAATCATACACAGCTTCACTGTAGCCTGCATTGACTGGAGCCATAGGGGGAGTCCCATGCCAGAGTCCTGGGATGTAGCAGTTGCTTGTGTCTGGATCATACTCCATCACATCAGTGAACTTGGTGATATTCTCCTTCTTCTCCATTCTGGCTGCTGCCTGGGTCATTTCATTCAACTGTTCCAACAACTTCTTCCTGTCCCTCATGTTGTTGTCATGAGCAGACATGTCTGACACATTCTGGTGCAGGAAATGATATACTGGCTTCTTCCCCACTTCCTTCATCCTGATAAAAGCATGAACAACAATCTGTAAAATGTCTTTCATCTCTGTGGCATTCTCCATGGCAATATTGATAATCGTAACATCACTGAGTCCTATCACCAGTGTGGCCAGTTCATTGTCATGTTCATAGCTATCATCTAGTTGAGCCAGCTCTGGTGATTTCAACCCCTCTGTGTCAATGATCATGATGAAGTCATATTTCAGCTCCTCCTTGAGTTCTTTGTTGACTTTAATCAGTAGCATGAAAGCCCCTCTGGTGCATCTTCCACTGCTGACAGCAAACTGGACCCcaaacatggtgttgaggagagtGGACTTCCCAGTGCCTTGGACCCCTAAAACTGAGACAACCAGGATCTTGCTGTTAGAGTCCACAAGAGTATGAAGCTGAGTCAGTACAGCTGATATCCATTTCAGAGGGATATTTGATGCATCTCCATCCACAAGCTCAATGGGGAAACCATCCAACAGCATCTGAGCACACAATCCAGGGAGATGCTCCATCTGTCTCCTTTTAGGGCTGTCTTCAGGGAGGGAGCAGGAGGCTTCATACAGCTGGCCCAACTCACGAAGAAAGTGTTCAAGTCCCAGGGAACAGTCAGATATTTGCCTATCCAAATCTGCAATGTCTTTTTTATCTGCAGATTCTTTTCCCTGAAGCATTTTATACTTTTCTCGTAAACCAGACAGATTCTGCCGTGACAGATTGTCCAAATATATCCGCATCCATTTGAGGAAATAGAGTCGCTCCACTTCTGAACTTGACATGCCGATTATGAAATGTGTCATTGCATCTGTCATATGAAAGCTTTGTTGCTTCTCTCTCAGTTCTATTTTCCTTTTCTTCAGAGAGCTCTTGTAGTGTTCAATTTCTTGTTTGCCTGCATTTCTCAGTCTACATCTCTCCTTCTCCAACTGGGAAAGCTCTTTCCAGGCTTGCCCTTGTAAGGGTAGTTGCTTGTCTTTGAATTGTACTGTGTCTTTTATGTTGCTGGTGATTTTATCTGCCATCTTCCTGGCACTCTGACACTCTTTACGGTCTTCATCAACCAAAATCCCACTCTGACGAGCAATACCAGACATTTTTTCAATTGTCAATTGGTTTTGCCATATTTCAATGATGTCACCCACAGATGACTGCAGGGTTTTGACAAATGCTGCTTCATTCCGTCCCTTCTTTTCTATTACATGTGTTACTTTGTCTCCTGTGAATGTTTTTCTCTGAGAGTTAACAACCAGAAATAACTCTGTGTTTATGT from Coregonus clupeaformis isolate EN_2021a unplaced genomic scaffold, ASM2061545v1 scaf0515, whole genome shotgun sequence carries:
- the LOC121535903 gene encoding LOW QUALITY PROTEIN: interferon-induced very large GTPase 1-like (The sequence of the model RefSeq protein was modified relative to this genomic sequence to represent the inferred CDS: inserted 1 base in 1 codon), which codes for MRRGLAVEPAAVREYCHIKNVNYMQCGFVIHPDALWLGSSSDGLVYDPIESPPFGRLDQVTKLQELCLLPLPDAPVWQSGAKATALLLLAGTEPHITTTSSHSISLSDLQGGSQYSVTVCTVLENGKESKLVSTTLTTKTCLMELLSKTGLEDHYENKLTLRTVLEINATTTSDEPLNTMKSLPGAFLKKLMMVNVNVRSVKCMSTVQEVINPLDLITALFLCSDSFLQQDIALKMSMCQFAVPLLLPNCDTEQSTLMLWALRDIVKKFRSSSQTATKSFIEERIVLSDIPMVSFVRLGVSSLSKSNMLNKLLSNPDTFVHHDMEFGDVPRRISDGLVEISWYFPCGNRNIDMFTKPVAFANLRGDIRSFKTQFSFLCQTSAAIYMFSDELEAGSEVLKDINTELFLVVNSQRKTFTGDKVTHVIEKKGRNEAAFVKTLQSSVGDIIEIWQNQLTIEKMSGIARQSGILVDEDRKECQSARKMADKITSNIKDTVQFKDKQLPLQGQAWKELSQLEKERCRLRNAGKQEIEHYKSSLKKRKIELREKQQSFHMTDAMTHFIIGMSSSEVERLYFLKWMRIYLDNLSRQNLSGLREKYKMLQGKESADKKDIADLDRQISDCSLGLEHFLRELGQLYEASCSLPEDSPKRRQMEHLPGLCAQMLLDGFPIELVDGDASNIPLKWISAVLTQLHTLVDSNSKILVVSVLGVQGTGKSTLLNTMFGVQFAVSSGRCTRGAFMLLIKVNKELKEELKYDFIMIIDTEGLKSPELAQLDDSYEHDNELATLVIGLSDVTIINIAMENATEMKDILQIVVHAFIRMKEVGKKPVYHFLHQNVSDMSAHDNNMRDRKKLLEQLNEMTQAAARMEKKENITKFTDVMEYDPDTSNCYIPGLWHGTPPMAPVNAGYSEAVYDFKKSLMQDLRQCQSNDDMTHFLKWIQSLWESVKYEKFIFSFRNSLVADAYXQIMLEYNGWEWAFQREMYTWMVGAETKMSNFCITDQNDQMSIRDVLTNQMTEASKKLALEEKEIQHNLVKYFEKQDGHVNLVENYREGFVASAKTLRRETENTVSKTLHDAVEIKEGMAKLDEIKSSQCQDFVTQKVENKTDYYDTYIKELLNKIDETLQQHENVKVSEECDVSLKLHICGRAAREFQKMHDDFIEVNDPRKCLELSKYIYQADFILLFHDRDQCQKKAEDFTKLCIQPAVKEYVTKFLGPDVVDYMKTGKGSEDYSTRTAFQFSILKQLLTDGKYEKYKGYIRNYESFVKDWLFDQIVQQLSKESRREKLEKKHLREIVKIITEAISNLRYTTHTVTDMKTFIQNICRALREKLVFPKDALNSIMTLNYSANTAQFADYLTISVGEMEQSLAAEYDKGGDIKERLRSLPFKPQDKISQSFFVQETAAGRQYHPYKDYQTYYPDWNIDGDSSMEAADYWKLIWDQTSPLQDCETTSLRVIMSYHQGAEGGAILKERQKDGSPNKDLDETMDPDMKRPGEVPCDVCDEVKAVKFCLTCTQSYCETHVRKHYTVPKLQRHTLVEVTGDLEERLCQEHHRALEVFCRTDQKLICSLCATFDGEQHQRPESVDVLPPPGKIQVLLVRSDSVSLSWGSPEGLKAPHMFRVTWGCDLGVTDSSKVKGGYHLKISSLQPGEKYQFSVATEGEDGRQSRCVSASLSTVVPPRDLKVDHLEESSFTLHWSKAEGMEKVPQRFLISYCSPGTDLHAENTKDCHKTFSNLQPGTEYTISVSTVLTNGEQSEPVSTTICTTYFFPYYK